A single Vulpes lagopus strain Blue_001 chromosome 3, ASM1834538v1, whole genome shotgun sequence DNA region contains:
- the DCTPP1 gene encoding dCTP pyrophosphatase 1 encodes MSRANGDARGDTGGDGTAAASPFSFSPEPTLEDIRRLHAEFAAERDWGQFHQPRNLLLALVGEVGELAELFQWKPDEEPGPQAWSPRERAALQEELSDVLIYLVALAARCHVDLPQAVLSKMDLNRRRYPAHLSRGSALKYTDLPHGATCEDQAVGPANLDCESTGKAST; translated from the exons ATGTCTCGGGCGAATGGGGACGCGCGTGGGGACACGGGGGGAGACGGCACTGCTGCTGCCAGCCCCTTCAGCTTCAGCCCGGAGCCCACACTCGAGGACAT CCGCCGCCTGCATGCTGAGTTTGCTGCTGAGCGAGACTGGGGCCAATTCCACCAGCCTCGGAACCTCCTGCTGGCCTTGGTGGGGGAAGTGGGGGAGCTAGCAGAGCTCTT TCAGTGGAAGCCTGATGAGGAGCCTGGCCCCCAAGCCTGGTCCCCCAGGGAACGGGCAGCCCTTCAAGAGGAACTTAGTGACGTCCTCATCTACCTGGTAGCACTAGCAGCCCGCTGCCATGTGGACCTGCCCCAAGCAGTGCTCTCCAAGATGGACCTCAACCGTCGGCGCTATCCAGCACATCTGTCCCGTGGCTCTGCCCTCAAGTATACAGACTTGCCCCATGGGGCCACCTGTGAAGACCAAGCTGTGGGGCCTGCAAACCTTGACTGTGAGTCCACAGGCAAGGCCTCAACCTAG
- the ZNF771 gene encoding zinc finger protein 771, which produces MPGEQQTEEEEEEEMQEEMVLLVKGEEDEGEEKYEVVKLKIPMDNKEVQKEAPAPSADPARPHACPDCGRAFARRSTLAKHARTHTGERPFACTECGRRFSQKSALTKHGRTHTGERPYECPECDKRFSAASNLRQHRRRHTGEKPYACAHCGRRFAQSSNYAQHLRVHTGEKPYACPDCGRAFGGSSCLARHRRTHTGERPYACADCGTRFAQSSALAKHRRVHTGEKPHRCAVCGRRFGHRSNLAEHARTHTGERPYPCSECGRRFRLSSHFIRHRRAHMRRRLYICAGCGRDFKLPPGSTATTATERCPDCEGS; this is translated from the exons ATGCCTGGTGAACagcagacagaggaggaggaagaggaagagatgcaAGAGGAGATGGTGCTGTTGGTGAAGGGTGAGGAAGATGAGGGTGAGGAGAAGTATGAAGTGGTGAAACTCAAGATCCCCATGGACAACAAAGAG GTCCAGAAGGAGGCACCCGCGCCGTCTGCCGACCCGGCGCGCCCGCACGCGTGCCCGGACTGCGGCCGCGCCTTCGCGCGCCGCTCCACGCTGGCCaagcacgcacgcacgcacacggGCGAGCGGCCCTTCGCGTGCACCGAGTGCGGTCGGCGCTTCTCGCAGAAGTCGGCGCTGACCAAACACGGCCGCACGCACACGGGCGAGCGGCCCTACGAGTGCCCCGAGTGCGACAAGCGCTTCTCCGCCGCCTCGAACCTGCGGCAGCACCGGCGGCGCCACACGGGCGAGAAGCCGTACGCATGCGCGCACTGCGGCCGCCGCTTCGCGCAGAGCTCCAACTACGCACAGCACCTGCGCGTGCACACGGGCGAGAAGCCGTACGCGTGCCCGGACTGCGGACGCGCCTTCGGCGGCAGCTCGTGCCTGGCGCGCCACCGACGCACGCACACGGGCGAGAGGCCGTACGCATGCGCCGACTGCGGCACGCGCTTCGCGCAGAGTTCGGCGCTGGCCAAGCACCGACGCGTGCACACGGGCGAGAAGCCGCACCGCTGCGCCGTGTGCGGCCGCCGCTTCGGCCACCGCTCCAACCTGGCGGAGCATGCGCGCACTCACACGGGCGAGCGGCCCTACCCGTGCTCCGAGTGCGGCCGGCGCTTCCGCCTCAGTTCGCATTTCATCCGCCACCGTCGCGCGCACATGCGGCGCCGTCTCTATATCTGCGCCGGCTGCGGCCGGGACTTCAAGCTACCGCCTGGCTCCACGGCCACCACTGCCACCGAGCGCTGCCCAGACTGCGAGGGCAGCTGA
- the ZNF48 gene encoding zinc finger protein 48 isoform X2, producing MERAVEPWGPNLQGAEEREQLRSARTGIGSENVEISQPDEFEHTPQEDDLGFKEEEDLAPGHEVGNASLKPEGIQTWDDLWVQREVPGKPQARDGGPRLLGEPRWGQASDRAAVCGECGKSFRQMSDLVKHQRTHTGEKPYKCAVCGKGFGDSSARIKHQRTHSGEKPYRARPPAQGPPKIPRSRIPAGERPTICGECGKSFRQSSDLVKHQRTHTGEKPYKCGICGKGFGDSSARIKHQRTHRGEQPPRPVVPRQQPSRAATAATQGPKAQDKPYICTDCGKRFVLSCSLLSHQRSHLGPKPFGCDVCGKEFARGSDLVKHLRVHTGEKPYLCPECGKGFADSSARVKHLRTHSGERPHACPECDRTFSLSSTLLRHRLTHMEPQDFSFPGYPLAPLIPSPPPSSSPPPPPLGTSPPLTPRSPSHSGDGPFGLPGLEPEPGGPQAGEPPPPLAGDKPHKCPECGKGFRRSSDLVKHHRVHTGEKPYLCPECGKGFADSSARVKHLRTHRGERARPPPPSTLLRPHNPPGPASTAPRPRVRAQPSGPSQPHVCSFCGKEFPRSSDLVKHRRTHTGEKPYKCAECGKGFGDSSARIKHQRGHLVLRPFGTGDGQSRPLKEEPPTGLE from the coding sequence GTATAGGGAGTGAGAATGTGGAGATTTCTCAGCCGGATGAGTTTGAACATACCCCACAGGAGGATGACTTGGGGTTCAAGGAAGAGGAAGATTTGGCCCCAGGTCATGAAGTAGGAAATGCCTCTCTCAAACCTGAAGGCATCCAGACCTGGGATGACTTGTGGGTCCAGAGAGAGGTACCAGGAAAACCTCAGGCTCGGGACGGAGGTCCCCGGCTCCTGGGAGAGCCACGTTGGGGCCAGGCTAGTGATCGGGCTGCCGTGTGTGGTGAGTGTGGCAAGAGCTTTCGGCAGATGTCAGATCTGGTGAAACACCAGCGGACCCATACTGGGGAGAAACCCTACAAGTGTGCGGTGTGTGGCAAGGGCTTTGGGGATAGCTCTGCCCGTATCAAACACCAGCGAACTCATAGTGGTGAAAAACCCTACAGAGCCCGGCCACCAGCCCAAGGCCCCCCAAAGATTCCTCGATCCAGGATCCCGGCTGGTGAGCGCCCCACTATTTGCGGTGAATGTGGCAAGAGCTTCCGGCAGAGTTCTGACCTGGTGAAACACCAGCGAACACACACTGGTGAGAAGCCCTACAAGTGTGGCATCTGTGGGAAGGGCTTTGGTGACAGTTCTGCTCGCATAAAGCACCAGCGGACACACCGAGGGGAGCAGCCTCCCCGGCCCGTGGTGCCCAGACAGCAGCCTTCTCGAGCAGCCACAGCAGCCACACAGGGGCCCAAGGCCCAGGACAAGCCATATATCTGCACCGATTGTGGTAAAAGGTTTGTGCTCAGCTGCAGCCTTCTGAGCCACCAGCGCAGTCACTTGGGGCCCAAACCTTTTGGCTGTGATGTGTGTGGAAAGGAGTTTGCCCGGGGCTCAGACCTGGTGAAGCACCTGCGGGTGCATACAGGAGAGAAGCCCTATCTATGCCCTGAGTGTGGCAAGGGCTTTGCTGACAGCTCTGCCCGGGTCAAACACCTCCGCACCCATAGTGGGGAGAGGCCTCACGCCTGCCCTGAATGTGACCGCACCTTCAGCCTCAGCTCCACCCTTCTCCGCCACCGCCTCACTCATATGGAGCCCCAGGACTTCAGCTTCCCAGGCTATCCCTTGGCTCCCCTGatccccagcccaccccccagctcaagcccacccccacctcctcttgGCACGAGCCCCCCTCTGACACCTCGAAGCCCTTCACACTCAGGTGATGGGCCTTTTGGCCTGCCTGGCTTGGAACCAGAGCCTGGGGGCCCACAGGCTGGggagcctcccccacccctggcaggTGACAAGCCACACAAGTGCCCTGAGTGTGGCAAGGGCTTCCGCCGAAGCTCGGACCTGGTGAAACACCATCGTGTGCACACAGGGGAGAAGCCCTACCTCTGCCCTGAATGCGGCAAGGGTTTTGCTGACAGCTCGGCCCGAGTCAAGCACCTCCGCACCCACCGAGGTGAACGGGCTCGGCCGCCACCACCATCCACTCTCCTGAGGCCACATAACCCCCCTGGCCCAGCATCCACAGCCCCTCGACCCCGAGTCCGAGCCCAGCCCTCTGGACCCAGCCAGCCCCATGTGTGTAGCTTCTGTGGGAAGGAATTTCCCCGGAGTTCAGATCTGGTCAAACATAGGCGAACACACACTGGGGAGAAGCCATATAAGTGTGCAGAGTGTGGCAAAGGTTTTGGTGACAGTTCGGCCCGCATCAAGCACCAGCGTGGGCACTTGGTCCTGAGGCCCTTCGGGACAGGGGATGGTCAGTCAAGGCCCCTTAAGGAGGAGCCACCAACAGGACTGGAGTAA